The nucleotide sequence TTAGTTTGGCTTGTGGTACGCACTGTCAATCAACTGTCTGCgaatgagttgaataaagtttaagAGTTTAAGttagtttattttactttttaatttacagttagttttcaaaataaaaaaaacactaatggatcaacaatggaggggtaaaagaggcacatgtggctccagagctgCATGTTAATGAACTTTATAAAATGTGTTGGTGTATTAAAGAAATGGAATGGTTCTACATTCCAGCATTTCATCAGTTGGAACAATAAACAATTTCTAGAAAATCTGGACAAATCAATCTTGAAACATCTAAATAAAGACAGCATAACAGCTAAACCATCTCACAACAGCTGCCAGACAGGTGAGGAGAGACAAAGAGGCACAGGTTTTTGGAAAACCGAGCATCTTCCAGACAATGAGTCATGGGCCAACTCATTTCACAAAACCAAAACGCCCTTGTGGGAAGCAATCTACCTGACAGCTAGCGTTTTGTTAAAACTGTAATGTAATAGGAATGCTTATCAGACCAGCTGCTTTGGGACTCTGTGTATCCACCCTCATACCCCAAATATTCCTTCTAAAACGTCAGGAGGCCAAAAGACCTCGAGGAAGTAAATGAATGCATGCTTAAAGCCTACAGAAAGCTGTTGATTCTAAGTACATTTGCTAACTACAATAGTAAATCAACAGAGCAGAGCCTCCGCTCTTaagtttgaatttttatttatgagaaggtattttttattttcagttatgGAAATGACAGAGTTTAACAGTTGTAGTTTGGGAAACACCTGGCTGAATCTTTTGGTTGTTGGTGATAAAATATCACAGAAATTTTGGAGCCTTTCCAATGATCTGATCCAAAATCTTAAAATGCTTtaataaagctgcatttaaaaaaaaaaatcaaatgtgcgTGCTTTACTGGATGGTTTAAACATCTCCACTCAGGCTGTCATCTGAAACACGCACAGATTACATATAATCACAAGCACCCAGCCCCCCTCTTGAGAGCTATCAGCTAGAAATACCAGAGGAGGGTTCACTCTAAAACAAGCTGTTGGTATTGATCTGATCTCCATCCAAATGTCTGTTCCAGCTGGTATCATGTCCAAGAATTATGGCAGAAAGGACCACATCTTTTGGAAGCTGTTCTTCTTTTTAGTGTTGCCTATTATCACTGTAAAGATGAACACATTTGACCCACAGTTGAAAATGTCTTGCTTTCAGCAGAAACTACACAGGAGGAAGACACGCCTGCTGCCACAGAGGCTGAGGAGCCCAATGAAGAAGAAGCAGGTgagtgattctttttttttcaaagctgtaTTGCCTGAGCACATGTCAGGGATCCTGTTTGTGTTGTCCCTGCAGGTCGGCTTGCAGCTGACAACTAAATGGTGGTGACTCATGTATTCCACCCTTAATGAATAGTGACACACAGATGTGAGGATGATCTGCTGGCTACAGCAAACTTTTCACCTCGGCATGCGACGGGCCTGCACATCCCAAGAGTTCACACGGACATGTTTACTTACCGTAGTCACAATAAATATAGCAATTAAATGAATTAGTCAGAATCCCTGTTGAGGCGTGTCCTCATGTGACTCTATCGCATTGAGAACATTTCTCTCATCTTTCACACTCCTTAACTCTGCTGAACCAGCAAAGTTCCCAGAATTCATCTGTTTCCAGACACTTAATACATAGCAGACATTAGTAAGTGTCAGTGTCTAGAAACAGCAACATTACTCGTGCAAagttttgataagaatgatttAACCAGCTGGTTCTGCAGGTCAGCTGGAACAGTGGTGAATCCATTCTTCTGTTGTAGGTTGAGCATAAAATGAaggggaaaacacaaaaaggtccAGAGCAGCTTTACTAATGCTTGCAGAATttttttgattatattttatAATGAAATGCAGTTACTCTCTCCACCAcaataacaaagaaaacaacaaccataacccttgtactatcctaggcactttaacattgggagttgggtcatctagacccactagacagtgctctgaaccttttttcttcaatgatttgtgatcttcactggtgtccatggattacatgaaatctttccacctttatccacctttgtcatggtaggaataacagatcaatgcaagggtggggtcatctaagatagcacaagggttaaaatgtcaCAGCCACCCAGAAATGCCGTGTTTCCAGCTCAAGTAAAAGTGACCGGGGtcattttcagaaagaaaaaaaactccttaaCTGTTTGAAACACATTGTTGGGAAGATCAGTCATTAACTTTCAACCACCAGATAAGACTGAGTCTTTTAGGCTACGAAGCTTCAGTTACAGAACTATTTGGGGCTGTGCTTCCATCAAATAATTGACAAACTTGCAAACAAGTTAGGGGAGAAACGACACAATGCTGGTGAGTACGCCAGACAGAAGACTCAGCGGCAGAGTGCCTCTTATCAACTCTTCCTGGCCAACTCTCCACACTTTTTCTAAGTCTATTTGTGGCGAGTGATGCATGAAGGAGGAATGCATCTCTGACAAAAACATGACAGGGGGTCCTGATCTTTCCACTCTCTGCTATAATCCTGCTGCGTAATGAAATGTGTGTTACTAACTCTCACTGgctttttgctttgtttcagaTGAAGagggagaggcggaggagggggaAGGTACGACAGTTTCCGTTACTGGTCCTGTACCTGGGATGTACTCAGTACATCATTTTTGGCAGCAGATGCACAATTTAAGCATTGTGCACtatcaaaacagaaaatctgaaTGCTTCCATTAGCTTGGCTATTTACAGTCTAGAGTAGTTTAGTGCAGAAGTGTCTGTTTTTGAGTTTGGTTGGATTTGCTCCACTCTAACTcatctttatatatttttttccctcttaaacagGGGATGGAGCCAAACCAAAGTTCAAGTAAGTAAAAACCTTTACAAGAACATACATTAAGCGCACAGATTTCTCACTTAAGTgcaatctttgaagaaaaatgccacatgtcaatgacaataaaagacaataaaacttTGGGTTTTAGAggattttttcatctttaaacagGTTTGTAAAATATAAACTATCAGGAAGTAGATGCAATcataatatatgtatatacatatgtatttcatttaaataaagtggTATACtgattttttaaacttaaattaaattgctcatttaatttttacttcACTGTATTTCAAAGTAAATATAGAAATCCAACCAATGCCTTGTTGGAAACTTTGAAGGTTAAGGCTGTAATTTAAAGATGTTTCAATGACATCCGTTCAAATTTAAAACCACACGTGAAGATGCAATAGGTATAGCTTTTAAATAACTATACCTATTAATTCTTACttctattcatttatttctaGGCCCTTTGTCATGCCAAACCTGATCCCTCCCAAAATCCCAGATGGAGAAAGGGTGGATTTTGATGTGAGTTGCAATAGTGATGGCCCATTTTTGTGCTTTAACTCTTAAAATTGCCAGATGCTAATaggaaatgatttattttaacccAGATTTGGGATAAAGCCTAAATAGTGATTTGCCTGTGTGATTATTTTTTGAAGGACATCCATCGTAAGAGAATGGAGAAAGACCTGATGGAGCTTCAGACTTTGATTGAAGTTCACTTTGAGAGCAGaaagaaagaggaggaagagctcATCAATCTGAAAGATAGAATTGTAAGTTttgagaaaacacatttttagcagAAACACAGATTTCTAACAGTTTGGTGGACTGGTCTGTCATTTAGGAGAAGCGTCGCTCTGAGAGGGCAGAGCAGCAAAGGATTCGCAGTGAGCGAGATAAAGAGCGCCAAAAACGTCTTGAGGTAAAGTCAACTTCCAGCAACTCAAATCATCAGTTCTTCTTTTGTCCTTTTGAACTCTGCCATTACGTTTCTCCAGGACGAAAGAGCTCgtaaggaagaggaggaggccaagaagagagcagaggatgacgcaaagaagaagaaaaccttgACCAGTCTTCACTTTGGAGGCTATATGCAAAAGTTGGTGAGTCCTTTATTTGATTTTCAATATATGTTTTAATTCTAATTTAAAACAATGACAACAAAGccatagattttctttttcttcaacagaCAGAGAAGAGGAGCGGGAAGAAGCAGACGgaaagagagaagaagaagaagatcctAAATGAAAGACGCAAGTCTTTGGACATCGAGAAAATGAGTCAAGATAGACTTAAGTAAgtggagaaatatagaaaaccTTCACAAAAAACTGTCATCTGTCCTTTGAGTTAAACAATATCATGAAAATATACTCAACGACAGAAAATTAAATTTCTTTTAGACTAAAAAAAggattataaaaataaaaaggaaataaaatgtagTCCTTTTAGatctcaaaaacaaaacaagcccCAACATACAAAACACAATACATACAATATCAGTTGATAAAAACCAAGGCCCAATGTATAACCTGTGTAAACATTCTGTATATATGAGAAATACAAGAATATTAAGTTATTCAAATGAAAGTATGAGGAATTAGATAGAAAACCCAAGTGTTCTTGCATTGAAGTGTTGGTTACAGACTGCAGGCAGACTTCAGAAGATCAAACACTGTAAAACTGTCTCTGTAAGTttcaaatgatcaaaaatactttttgcacCGGAAGATGATCTATTTTATGACATAAATGTTTTAGAACTTTACAGAGGGATCTGTGAATGTGCTTGAGTGCACACAGCTTGGTCTACCTCATCAATAAAATTAGAGAATTCATATCatttaactaaatttaaaaaaaataaattccaaaaGGTTTAAGTAGACTTAGGAAAACAGAATGGATTTTCCAACAATTATCTTCATTTGCGTCTGTCATTAAAAAGCTTTAATTGATAAAGcgttttaaaaaaactacaactaAAAGCAATAACAACGTAACAAAGTTGAAGTTGCTGGTTTGCATGGTGGTGGAAGATTGGTAATTTGGgctcgttgttttttttttttgttttttttttaaagagcaaattTAGTCATGAAATTGACCAATAAAGCTTCTCTGTAGACCAGAGAATTCTGATGGCCAATGTGATCCCACCATCTCAGCAGCTAAAACCAGAACTACATTAAGTAAGACAACTGGATAAAGATAGCAAGGATGATCGTTGGTTACAACTACACAGACTAAGTAACATTTGTGTGGGGATTCTGCCTTTGATAGGTTAAGGGACTATCTCTCAGAGATAACGTAATGTGTGTCTGTTGAAGGTGTGAAATCAGACTTCTTGAGCATCAGCAGAAGAGTTCCGCAAGGGTTGATTTTGGCCGACATCACTCATTCCACGACAGAGTGGCAACAACAGAATGGGGTTTTTAGTGTTTATTGTTCTAGTCAATGTCCAGATCTTCCTGACAGTGTGGTGTGTCTTTATTTTACAGGGAGAAAGCCGTGGAGCTTTGGGAGTGGATGCACCAGCTGGAAGCTGAGAAGTTCGAACTGCAGTACCAGTTTGCCAGACAGAAATATGAGGTGAGCTCACGCAATAGTTCAAAACACGTCACCCAAGTTCTTCACtaacatctgttttcttttttacagataAACGTGCTGAGGAATCGAGTGAGCGACCATCAGAAAACGTGAGAATGACCTCTGAACTATAAATCCAATCTGCAAAATCTGCTCTGAAAATGCAGCCTGAAGGCCGTCATGCATGTGGTTGGGAAAGCTCGCAGCAGGGGTGTGGGCTGGAAAAAACAGTGTTCCTACCCTGGTGGATCTGCTGTGGTTTAAACTGGTGGTAGAAGGCTTTGCTTTCTCAATGACTTTTGTGAACAAACAAGATATGCAAGAGtttttgacctattttttttttttttttatatccagAACCAAGCGGACCAAGAGAGGCCTGAGGAAATGAACGGCTTGGATTCATGTGACCACATACACCTCTGACATCAACGTTAGGGCTAAATCCCCACTCCTTCCTTTAAAACCTCCACCTTCAATGCCATTTGTTCAACTTCTCCACCTAcgcattgtttttttcccctgcaaTTCCTATGTTTTAGTATGAAGGTCCTTTAAGGTGTAAATAAAGCTTTCTCAGTGTAATCATGCACTTTTTGGCCTATAATCAGTTCATCTGgatgcaatgaaaaaaaatgaattctgtCTTCAGAATAAATTTTTTTCGAAGTACAGAAAGTCAgctgcacagtggttagcgctcttgcctcacagcgagaaggccttCCCGTGTATGCGTGTTttttccggcttcctcccaccatccaaaaacatgcttcatagattataattggttactctatattgttcctaggtgtgaatgtgggtGAGTGATTTATGGCCCGAtaacagactggtgaccagtccaggatgtcccctgcctttgtccacgagtggcagggataggctccagcggccccgtgaccccgaaagggaaatgTGCTTAGACGATGAAAAAAAGAACGAGTGCAGAAAGTCTAAAGTACAAGGAGGCAGAAACATCCGCCTGCTAAAAGACAGGCTTGGACATGAGTGTGACTGAAATGATGCAGTTTGGACTAACGCCCAGACAAACCACCCAACATTCAAGAACCCTTCACACATTCAGAATAAGGGAAAACAATTTGTTCTCAAATAaccctggaagaaaaaaaatccattctgCTTTCCACTCTCCTCAGTGGAACTAAGTCAACCTTTTTTAGGAGAGCAGAGTGGTTTTGACCAGTCGAGCAAATGCAATCTGACCTTTAAACAACTACAGGACGGcaacagagcagacagacaaacagatgGGAAAATGTAAATCATGCAAAGTacaaaaaagtatcttttaGATTAAATTCTCTGTGCTGCTGAACTTCTCAGTGTTAACTTGGTTTACTAATTTAACAGGCTTTCAGTTTCTCAGATGTGCTTTACAGAAAGGCATGCACTCTGCACTCACCACAAGAACTGCAGGAATGAAAGCCTCAAGTCTAAcgacgtaaaaaaaaacacagtttaacgTTAGGTTCTTAACCTGTTTTCTACCAGAAAAACATTAAGCAAGCACGGACAGAACATTTGAGAAGACTTAAATACTCGAAGAGTTATTTACTCAGAGAAGAATTACACTCCAAACATATGTGCAGATGTATTTATTTCGTGTAATGAGTCACAAGCAATATTTTCTACAACATATGCAATGCACATTTATTgagaaattcctttttttgcaaTACTGACTTCTACTCCTCCCCAAGGCAAATGGTCTTCAAGTCTTTAGCGCAATAAAAACAATCCACCGTCTTGTACTGCGAGGCCGTGGGAAATCCCTATAACCTCATTTCATTCCACGAATGTTGGGTAATTTCTTGTGCAGCATTTAGGGAGGATTTCTAAACTTTGTTCTAGACAATTTTAACAATGCAAGTAAGCTGTAATGTATCCAGAAAGCTTTATAACAGCAGCAgtggtgaagaaaaaaagaggattagagAAAAAGCATTTAATAGAGGGTGTTGCTCCTCTTGCCTGAGGACAGACGCACAGATCAAAATGGAAAGGGACGATTCAACAGGTCTTCGAGCATCAATTTTTCCCAGGAGatggattaaataaaagcaaggaACGTGTTGAGGTGGGAAGCCATGCTGACTGCTAAAGGTTGACACGCCCAAAACTCTTTCTGAGACTACTTCTTCGTCCAGTTAGTCAGTCAGAATGAGATCGCAGCCCCAAATGTGACAGAAGACTACAGGAAGAAATATGACCAACAACAGCTTCTGACAACAGGAAAGGACAAAGAACTCAGCGTTACAATCCAAACAATGATggcgtaaatggtaaatggcgtatacttatatagcgcctttcttcctacaaggacaaagcgctttacagtcacagacccattcacccagtcacacacacattcacacacacagtcacacactggtggcggctccgctgccaaacacaggcgcctgcctaccaccagaggcaaggtggggttcagtgtcttgcccaaggacacttcgactcatgggcgtgcaaggcgggaatcgaacctgcaaccttacgatcatgggacgaccgccctaccgctgcaccacggccgctcCATGATGCACAGAATGTTCATAGCTGATACCCATTATCAACTTTCAAAGAGGTCATTTTGAGATGTTGCTAGAAGCTAGTTTGCACAAAggctgcagacaaaaaaaaagaaccataagtgacaaactttagcttcatggATGTACAAAAGATCCCTAAACGCATTTCATGGTTTTATTGGTTATGCTGATCAAATGTGCTGGTATGCTGGATTTGACGAGTCAGCAAtttcttttcttccatttgCAGCCTTTGTGTTAGAGGCTAATCAGCATTTGGTTGTAGCTTCAAAAggcccactccaaagaaaattgagttttggatttttttttaacatattcttgtagcatttttctgtcgATGGAtggcatgttttattttttttattcaatcaaaagcagaagaaaagaatCCTGATTGAGAAAGAGcttttgtgacgtagaaaatatgcaagGCAGGCCACATGCTCGACGCTCCACTTAGAGAGCtttcagcaacggggaggggaaggggggcggggttcccacgtgccaacagtcctgccgcTGAAACTAAATCCTAGaaactgacagttttttttgatttgggctaaacaTGCcattataacaataataataataaaaataataacaaaataaaacactgggaacacttaaaaaactcaaaaaattatTGGGATTGACTTtacataataataacaataggTCCTTATAGTATGTAGGCTATTTTAGCTGaatgcttgtttttctttaaaaaaaaactgtttaagaataaaaatgtaacactTTAGAAGTTTATGACATCCTACTATTTATATGAACTATGTTTGCCTAGTCTAAGAAATATACACTGTTGGTAAATTTAATAGAAAGCTCTGAACctttacataaacaaacaaaaagaaacagatttcattttttttcttcaaatcaaaTATAAGAAACTCACTCTCTGCTAGATTTCCTGTGATAAGCATCAAGTATGACAAGATCAAAACTATTCTTTCTCTTCCAAGCCTGCTCATTCAGTTCTTTGGACAGCACGGGATTTCTTGGCGTTGTGCCTACGGACAAACACCAGGAAGGTAAAGGAGGTTTGATATTTCAAAAGCCACTTCTCTTACTGCAAACCGCAGTTTGGAGTGGCGTCTcttgcaaaacacaaaaacatgcatcacaCACACTTCACACACTCATTGCACCAACCAAACCCACCCAATCTCTGTTTATACAACGGAAACTTGACAGTTCAAACCCACATGTTAAGGGATCATCCATGTACCTAAAGGGTGCCTTTTCTTGATTTTTATATTACATGTTTTGCTCATAATTGATAAGCTCTTTCAACAGTAATATcattgaagacttttttttaagggtgTGGTCACGGCAGCTTGTAATCCCGCCAGTTTCCATCTGCAAGCACAGACACGAGCACACAGAAAAGAcaggggacaaaaaaaaagcattaaccCTTTTGGGATTAGTCTGGTTCATGTCAAAGAGCTTTCAGATCAGTCTGAAGCGAGTCATACCATGTCAGACACGTCGCTCACGTTCACTCGATACACACGGCCGAGTGCTGTGCTTTGGTGGTTGattcatttacaaaaacattttttttgaatcccaactgtaaaaaaatacaaatatttgagAAAATCAGTTGACAGTTGCACATATACAAGAACATACGTGCATTACATGTCTAAGACAAGCTGAGACAACAATTCAGAAGAATCTGGCTAATATTATTCTAGAACTAGGTCTACAACTCTGTCAAAAATGCATCTTAATTCAAGATATCCTAGTCTGCGGGGTGTCCCGTCTTCTTTTTTCActggttttcatgttttttttttggagaaaatagcGCTCCTTGCTTTTGTCCTTTATCTCACCCAGCGTTTGAACCTACACTTCATTTAATAGCCTATTTTCCACACCCATAATAG is from Oryzias latipes chromosome 7, ASM223467v1 and encodes:
- the LOC105354378 gene encoding troponin T, cardiac muscle-like isoform X1; its protein translation is MAAFFGNADNGEYLLSKKVINKTRRSSNLPHKAPASFPRTDTHLTLLHSELVHFFPSPSGFQIDRCRAMSDAEEVVEEYEEVVEEEEEEVDGEEHGVEEEQEPEEAETTQEEDTPAATEAEEPNEEEADEEGEAEEGEGDGAKPKFKPFVMPNLIPPKIPDGERVDFDDIHRKRMEKDLMELQTLIEVHFESRKKEEEELINLKDRIEKRRSERAEQQRIRSERDKERQKRLEDERARKEEEEAKKRAEDDAKKKKTLTSLHFGGYMQKLTEKRSGKKQTEREKKKKILNERRKSLDIEKMSQDRLKEKAVELWEWMHQLEAEKFELQYQFARQKYEINVLRNRVSDHQKTTKRTKRGLRK
- the LOC105354378 gene encoding troponin T, cardiac muscle-like isoform X3, which gives rise to MAAFFGNADNGEYLLSKKVINKTRRSSNLPHKAPASFPRTDTHLTLLHSELVHFFPSPSGFQIDRCRAMSDAEEVVEEYEEVVEEEHGVEEEQEPEEAETTQEEDTPAATEAEEPNEEEADEEGEAEEGEGDGAKPKFKPFVMPNLIPPKIPDGERVDFDDIHRKRMEKDLMELQTLIEVHFESRKKEEEELINLKDRIEKRRSERAEQQRIRSERDKERQKRLEDERARKEEEEAKKRAEDDAKKKKTLTSLHFGGYMQKLTEKRSGKKQTEREKKKKILNERRKSLDIEKMSQDRLKEKAVELWEWMHQLEAEKFELQYQFARQKYEINVLRNRVSDHQKTTKRTKRGLRK
- the LOC105354378 gene encoding troponin T, cardiac muscle-like isoform X2 — encoded protein: MAAFFGNADNGEYLLSKKVINKTRRSSNLPHKAPASFPRTDTHLTLLHSELVHFFPSPSGFQIDRCRAMSDAEEVVEEYEEVVEEEEEEVDGEEHGVEEEQEPEEETTQEEDTPAATEAEEPNEEEADEEGEAEEGEGDGAKPKFKPFVMPNLIPPKIPDGERVDFDDIHRKRMEKDLMELQTLIEVHFESRKKEEEELINLKDRIEKRRSERAEQQRIRSERDKERQKRLEDERARKEEEEAKKRAEDDAKKKKTLTSLHFGGYMQKLTEKRSGKKQTEREKKKKILNERRKSLDIEKMSQDRLKEKAVELWEWMHQLEAEKFELQYQFARQKYEINVLRNRVSDHQKTTKRTKRGLRK
- the LOC105354378 gene encoding troponin T, cardiac muscle-like isoform X4 — encoded protein: MAAFFGNADNGEYLLSKKVINKTRRSSNLPHKAPASFPRTDTHLTLLHSELVHFFPSPSGFQIDRCRAMSDAEEVVEEYEEVVEEEHGVEEEQEPEEETTQEEDTPAATEAEEPNEEEADEEGEAEEGEGDGAKPKFKPFVMPNLIPPKIPDGERVDFDDIHRKRMEKDLMELQTLIEVHFESRKKEEEELINLKDRIEKRRSERAEQQRIRSERDKERQKRLEDERARKEEEEAKKRAEDDAKKKKTLTSLHFGGYMQKLTEKRSGKKQTEREKKKKILNERRKSLDIEKMSQDRLKEKAVELWEWMHQLEAEKFELQYQFARQKYEINVLRNRVSDHQKTTKRTKRGLRK